In Mastigocladopsis repens PCC 10914, a single window of DNA contains:
- a CDS encoding F0F1 ATP synthase subunit B', protein MIHWTTLLAVEKVAKEGGLFDLDATLPLMAIQFLLLAIILNAVFYKPLGKAIDERNEYVRNNQLEAQERLTKAEKLAQQYEQELAGARRQAQTVIADAQAQAQKIAAEKTAEAQREAQAQREQASREIEQQKQQALATLEQEVDALSRQILEKLLGADLVGQR, encoded by the coding sequence ATGATACACTGGACGACCTTATTAGCCGTAGAAAAGGTTGCCAAAGAAGGAGGGCTATTTGACTTAGATGCTACCCTGCCTTTGATGGCAATTCAGTTTCTACTTTTAGCCATAATTTTGAACGCGGTTTTTTACAAACCTCTGGGCAAAGCTATTGATGAGCGGAATGAATACGTTCGCAACAATCAATTAGAGGCACAGGAGCGCTTGACAAAAGCAGAGAAATTGGCGCAGCAATATGAGCAAGAATTAGCAGGAGCAAGACGGCAAGCACAAACAGTAATTGCTGATGCTCAAGCTCAGGCTCAGAAAATTGCTGCCGAAAAAACAGCCGAAGCACAGAGAGAAGCTCAGGCGCAAAGAGAACAAGCATCTCGTGAAATTGAGCAGCAGAAACAGCAAGCTCTGGCAACGCTTGAGCAAGAGGTCGATGCTCTTAGTCGCCAAATACTAGAAAAGCTTCTAGGAGCTGATTTAGTAGGTCAGCGCTAA